The following nucleotide sequence is from Candidatus Rokuibacteriota bacterium.
TGGCTTTGGCGCGGCGCTCGCCGAGGGCGAGGTTATACTCGTTGGTGCCGCGCTCGTCGGCGTGCCCCTCGATCAGGATCAGGTTGTCCGCGTTGTCCTTCATCCACTTGGCGTTCTCGTCTAAGATCTTCGCGTCTCCCGGCCTGATCTCATACTTGTCAAAGTCGAAGTGGATCGGCCTCACTTCCTTGATGGCGGTGAACTCCTTCGGGGCGGGCGGCCGGGCCGCGGCGGGTGGGCTCTGAGTTCCCCGGCCTGCTGAACCCACCGGCGGCGTCGCCGCGGTCATCTGGGGTAACGGCGCCGCGCGCGTGGGCCTCGGCGATGCTGGAGCTGTCGCGGCGGAAACAGTCGGCACCGGTGCCGCCGCTGTCGCGACCGGTCGCTTGGCGCAGCTCGCGAGGAGGCTGGCCAGGACGGGGATGAGCACGAGCAACAGCATGGCGGGGCGCAATCCCGACAGTGTGTTCTTCATCGATGACATGCTCTCCTTTCGCGACGTTTGACGCGCTTCCATCATATCAGAAGCGTCTCTCAGTCCCCGTCGATTTTCGAAGCGGACGACAACCGGAAATCGCGCCCGCGCGATGGGGGTGGCAGTGGCGCGCTTCCGGGCCACGGCGCGGACCTGGCGCCTTAAGGCCGGGCGCTCGGTGGCGCAGTCGGCGCGCGTTCACGCGCGGGGCTTCGCGTCTTCCCGCTGCCGGACCGGTCGCGCTGCGCCTTCACGGAGGCCAAGCGCTCCCTCGCCCACTTCTTGAGCACGTCATCGCCGCTCGTAGCAACCTGCTGGTAGAAGCGTGCGGCCTCTGCCCAGTGCTCGAGGCGCTCGTGGGCCAGACCGAGTCCCGCGACCGCACGGAATCGAAGCGGATGGTCCTCTGGGCTTTCCTCGACCGCGGTCTTGAACGCCTCGAGGGCCGCTCGGTCGCGCCTGAGCTGGAGCAGGCTTTCACCGCTGAGCACGCGGGCTTCGAGGCGGACCTGAGGGTCGGGGCTGGCGGTGGCGGTGATGGCCGCGGCGAGGGCGTCGGCGTAGCGCTGATGGCTGAAGGAGGCCCGGGCCAGTTGGAGGCTCGCCTGGGCGGCCAGGGGGTGGGTCGGGAACTGGGCCTGAAGCTGTCGCCAGGCCTGTTCGGCGTCGGCCGGGGAGTCGAAGCGGTGAGCAAGCAAGCCAGCATCGTAGAGGAGCAGAGCGCTAGCGGAGCGGGCCTGCAGCAGGGTCTGGAGCTGCCTGAAGCCCTGGGTTTTATTCCCCTGGCGGAGGAGGGCCTCGGCGAGGTGGAGCTGGGCTTGCGGGGCCAGCTCGTGGGTGGGAGCCCGGGCGAGGAAGCTCTGAAGGGTAGCGGTAGCAGCCTCCATCTGACCGGTGGTGAGCTGGCTCCAACCGCGGAGGTAGAGGGCATCGCCGAGCCAGGGGCTGGTCGGATGGGCGGTTTCGTAGTCAGCGAGGACGGAACCCGCTTCGACAGGGCGGTTCAGGTCGGCGAGGGTGCGGGCCAGCTGGTAGGTGGCCGCCGCGGCACTGCTGTGGGTAGGCCAGCCCTTGAGCAGCTGGCGGAATGCGTCCACGGCGCGCTCGAGATGGTTCTGGTGCAGGGCAGCCCGGCCCAGGCCGTAGAGGGCATCGGGGACCAGCGGGGAGGAGGGGTCGCCGAGCACGGCCTCGAATGCCACCTGGGCTTCGGCGTAGCGCCTGAGCTGGAGCAGGCTTTCACCGCTGAGCAGGCGGGCTTC
It contains:
- the pal gene encoding peptidoglycan-associated lipoprotein Pal, producing the protein MKNTLSGLRPAMLLLVLIPVLASLLASCAKRPVATAAAPVPTVSAATAPASPRPTRAAPLPQMTAATPPVGSAGRGTQSPPAAARPPAPKEFTAIKEVRPIHFDFDKYEIRPGDAKILDENAKWMKDNADNLILIEGHADERGTNEYNLALGERRAKATMSYLVAQGVAASRMTLISYGEERPFCIEKSQACWAQNRRSSFLVKPR
- a CDS encoding tetratricopeptide repeat protein gives rise to the protein MKTRRSVVLSFVLTAAALLAASPAAGLSEVDRLWLVGSQAFDDQIYGLAERVLVRFIREYPDERRAPAAVLLLAKSRVALGTLDRALEDFRRARRFPTPPGVPGEAAFWEGEILYRLKRYPEAQAAYQAVLREAASPLAPDALYGLGLASLARNQLDPAVGSFRRLLSGWPAHGSAPAATYHLARSLADLHRPTEVRSVLADYETTYPNSPWLGEALYLRGWSQLTTGEYAAATEGLQSFLQRAPAHELAPQARLYLAEALLHRGKKADGLRQLHTLVQAPGTAPTLLYEGGLLAQRFDSPAESEQAWRELQTQFPTHPLAAQASLHLARAAFSHQRYADALAAATTATASPDPQVHLEARLLSGESLLQLRRYAEAQVAFEAVLGDPSSPLVPDALYGLGRAALHQNHLERAVDAFRQLLKGWPTHSSAAAATYQLARTLADLNRPVEAGSVLADYETAHPTSPWLGDALYLRGWSQLTTGQMEAATATLQSFLARAPTHELAPQAQLHLAEALLRQGNKTQGFRQLQTLLQARSASALLLYDAGLLAHRFDSPADAEQAWRQLQAQFPTHPLAAQASLQLARASFSHQRYADALAAAITATASPDPQVRLEARVLSGESLLQLRRDRAALEAFKTAVEESPEDHPLRFRAVAGLGLAHERLEHWAEAARFYQQVATSGDDVLKKWARERLASVKAQRDRSGSGKTRSPARERAPTAPPSARP